A window from Engraulis encrasicolus isolate BLACKSEA-1 chromosome 11, IST_EnEncr_1.0, whole genome shotgun sequence encodes these proteins:
- the ppp1r26 gene encoding protein phosphatase 1 regulatory subunit 26, which yields MFLKSVPPAVAIHSDWRNVGTVVSSVVGGGGGTPQSLGLPLCFNDSDSSLSNSGTPIHKKVQMIIDTLRTSQSQSSVDMSDGGKMEGPTGSAAAHCSRELLRHTGRKVTKGPGPGPTGCKGGPAVPVPVTDCPRPPSLHPTHSNPESQDSDSDSDSSVDRGIEEAIQEYLKEKVDHKRKAEPASVSSSPNPAAKLPCREPVVKAEQPHLQSCSDNNKVLTASNHILKTSKGNANSAAIQLKKKLKKKRPSKENPVKKQAVTMLSFFKRLPPRDQRQVSSSTLPYQDEASQTPSHVIKDEPLDASSSSSDDGIEEEIRRYQQQKNMELFKLSWSQQARKEESDSSSDDGIEEAIRRFQQEKKQKERIRQKKKKSVAKRLQQLKNNNTSEHGKIGHLNTDRVEASSSSKKVSKPVNPEPTNKRKKEKPRFMGKASVPRLSSERRTSFSSPPSDSLNGKGHTIPFCKAEPTPVPILKANTTAELMCAEAILDISKAVMPMSFDLSPHALGSIPLVPSTGPSLSKDPSDGESSVDSEDGIELEIRKFLEQKAQMKEQMLTSVPATAQKLGKAFQPIPPTESEKGDHSEDKSSSLDSDEDLDAAIKDLLKTKKKIKRKAKKPAMKPTGSSPTTTTTNNTTNPSKKQKVLTETSVKTAKSGLPKVIKKKPSQMKNKKAHKSGNDSQGKKQKKTKTKTPGQQTKPQLEDKGESGGSIGLCMPDPNTVKEPEEDSSSVDSDDSIEQEIRRFLAEKAKGGDGNVTLTTSSTNTDGLLTRKTEEMETEITHLDQQRSSASPTRPSSSMEDQQAEIPLDVGRPCLQAQQGVWQRPESGRESREAVGNISWDRLPHTPLTTSKGERKGSLEDRHPPHVDPLQRDKPHPHFGCDTPNSRPHTFTQTPSRTHSVKHTPNRTLTPNSQNEITPSPSTPCPPYVRTRSPTTTTTTSGHSGLSDSSCPGVVDSCSRSTKPALPVVTFYRSSAKTPIREGFQTPYITPDSQSQGSGKRGRWDQPVPTLTPQLSSSSSGSSSSSGSTLHSTQQQASHSQSGYRQDREGKEERTRAVQTEVRKVKQEQQLQQQEKEKEEEFIDETDLDSEEERRQSKSRQQRFPCVSLGCSLDPGTVPKHYIILSTEERNRMVNKTKRPRTSKSKVLGKRKLQFMSCPIRV from the coding sequence ATGTTTTTGAAGAGCGTGCCCCCAGCGGTGGCGATTCACTCAGACTGGAGAAACGTCGGGACCGTTGTTAGCAGTGTAGTCGGCGGAGGTGGAGGCACCCCCCAGAGCCTGGGCCTGCCGCTCTGCTTCAATGACTCAGACAGCAGCCTGTCAAATAGCGGCACGCCCATCCACAAGAAGGTCCAGATGATCATCGACACCCTGCGGACCAGCCAGTCCCAGTCCTCGGTCGACATGAGCGACGGAGGCAAGATGGAAGGACCGACAGGGTCTGCTGCAGCACACTGCAGCCGGGAGTTGCTGCGGCACACAGGACGAAAGGTGACAAAGGGGCCAGGGCCGGGACCCACTGGTTGCAAAGGTGGACCtgcagtgccagtgccagtgacCGACTGCCCCAGGCCGCCCTCGCTACATCCTACACACTCGAATCCTGAAAGTCAAGATTCTGATTCTGACAGTGACAGTTCAGTTGACCGGGGAATTGAAGAGGCCATCCAAGAGTATTTGAAGGAAAAGGTCGACCATAAACGCAAGGCAGAACCTGCTTCCGTCAGCAGCAGCCCCAACCCAGCGGCCAAGCTCCCGTGCCGAGAACCTGTGGTGAAAGCCGAACAGCCTCACCTGCAGTCCTGCTCCGACAATAACAAGGTGCTTACAGCCAGCAATCACATCCTCAAGACCTCCAAAGGAAACGCAAACTCGGCAGCAATTCAACTCAAGAAAAAGCTTAAAAAGAAGAGACCCAGCAAGGAAAACCCTGTGAAGAAACAAGCCGTGACCATGCTTTCGTTTTTTAAGAGACTGCCGCCACGCGACCAAAGACAAGTGTCATCCTCTACTCTCCCGTATCAAGATGAAGCGTCCCAAACACCATCCCATGTTATCAAAGATGAGCCCCTcgatgccagcagcagcagcagcgatgaTGGCATCGAGGAGGAGATTCGACGATACCAGCAGCAGAAGAACATGGAGCTGTTCAAGCTCTCTTGGTCACAGCAGGCACGCAAGGAGGAGTCTGACTCCAGCAGTGACGACGGCATCGAGGAGGCCATCCGCCGTTTCCAGCAGGAGAAGAAGCAGAAGGAGCGAATAcggcaaaagaaaaagaaaagcgtgGCCAAACGTTTGCAGCagctcaaaaataataacacttcTGAACATGGCAAGATTGGTCACCTCAACACAGACCGCGTGGAAGCGTCGTCGTCGAGCAAAAAGGTCTCTAAACCTGTAAATCCTGAACCCACAAAcaagaggaaaaaggagaaacCTAGGTTCATGGGCAAAGCATCTGTCCCTCGCTTGTCTTCTGAAAGGCGTACATCTTTCAGCAGTCCTCCCAGTGACAGTTTGAATGGTAAAGGACACACTATACCCTTCTGCAAAGCAGAGCCTACCCCAGTGCCTATCCTGAAAGCGAACACAACTGCAGAGCTCATGTGTGCTGAAGCCATCTTGGACATCTCAAAAGCAGTGATGCCAATGAGCTTTGACCTCAGTCCACATGCACTGGGGTCAATACCCCTTGTCCCCTCCACAGGTCCCTCACTCTCCAAGGACCCGAGCGATGGCGAGAGTTCCGTGGATAGCGAAGATGGCATTGAACTGGAAATCCGAAAGTTCCTGGAGCAGAAAGCTCAGATGAAGGAGCAAATGCTGACATCTGTACCAGCAACAGCCCAAAAATTGGGCAAAGCATTTCAGCCCATTCCTCCTACTGAATCTGAAAAAGGAGATCACAGTGAGGACAAGAGTAGCTCGCTAGATAGCGATGAGGATCTTGACGCTGCCATTAAAGACCTGCTAAAGACCAAGAAGAAGATCAAAAGAAAGGCAAAGAAACCAGCAATGAAGCCAACTGGCAGCtctcccactaccaccaccaccaacaacaccaccaacccctcaaaaaaacaaaaagtccTTACTGAAACCAGTGTCAAGACTGCCAAGTCTGGTCTGCCTAAAGTCATAAAAAAGAAACCCAGTCAGATGAAAAACAAGAAGGCCCATAAGTCTGGCAACGATTCCCAAGGCAAAAAGCAAAAGAAGACAAAGACCAAAACGCCAGGTCAGCAGACAAAACCGCAGCTTGAGGACAAAGGTGAGAGCGGTGGTAGTATAGGCCTCTGCATGCCAGACCCCAACACTGTCAAGGAGCCGGAGGAAGATAGCAGTTCGGTGGACAGCGACGACAGCATTGAGCAGGAGATCCGCAGGTTTCTTGCTGAGAAGGCAAAGGGAGGAGATGGCAATGTCACCTtgaccaccagcagcaccaacaCTGATGGTTTACTCACCAGAAAGACAgaagagatggagacggagataACACATCTGGACCAGCAACGCAGCAGCGCCTCCCCTACTAGACCCAGCAGCAGCATGGAAGATCAGCAGGCTGAAATTCCTCTGGATGTGGGAAGACCTTGTTTGCAAGCACAGCAGGGAGTTTGGCAAAGGCCGGAGAGTGGTAGGGAGAGCCGGGAGGCCGTCGGAAATATCTCCTGGGACAGACTCCCCCATACGCCACTAACGACATCTAAGGGAGAGCGCAAGGGCAGTTTGGAGGACAGACACCCGCCCCATGTCGACCCCCTTCAGAGAGACAAACCTCATCCGCACTTTGGCTGTGACACGCCCAACAGCAGGCCGCACACCTTTACACAGACACCCAGCAGAACACACAGCGTCAAACACACTCCCAACAGGACGCTAACCCCAAACAGCCAGAATGAGATTACTCCCTCTCCGTCAACTCCCTGCCCTCCCTATGTACGCACTagaagccccaccaccaccaccaccacatccggTCACTCTGGACTGTCTGACAGCAGCTGCCCAGGTGTGGTGGACTCTTGTAGCAGGAGTACGAAGCCTGCATTGCCGGTGGTCACCTTCTACCGAAGTTCAGCTAAGACTCCTATCAGAGAAGGCTTCCAGACTCCATATATCACACCTGACAGTCAGTCACAGGGCAGTGGGAAACGGGGACGATGGGATCAGCCTGTACCCACCCTAACCCCACAgcttagtagcagcagcagtggaagcagcagcagcagtggaagCACCTTGCATTCGACCCAGCAGCAGGCTAGCCACTCCCAGAGTGGATACAGAcaggacagagagggaaaggaggaacgAACCAGGGCAGTACAGACTGAGGTGAGGAAGGTAAAGCAGGAACAGCAGCTGCAGcaacaggagaaggagaaggaggaggagttcaTAGATGAGACAGACCTGGActcagaggaggaaaggaggcagAGCAAGAGTAGGCAGCAGAGGTTCCCCTGTGT